Proteins found in one Geothermobacter hydrogeniphilus genomic segment:
- a CDS encoding glutamate-5-semialdehyde dehydrogenase, giving the protein MTIAEQMKQIAIDARRASRRMADLSSSVKNQLLINMAAALENEAATLQRENARDLEAGRAKGLSAAMLDRLELDDKRIRGMADGLREVAALPDPVGEITGMWRRPNNLQVGRMRIPLGVIGIIFESRPNVTADAAALCLKSGNAVILRGGSEALHSNSAIGAILQRQLTELGLPAAAVQVVTTSDRAAVTELLKLEEQIDLIIPRGGEGLIRFVSEHSRIPVIKHYKGVCHVFVDAGADMEMAEKIAVNAKAQRPGVCNAMETLLVHREIAAEFVPRVVAALAAAGVEVRGCPQVRDLAPEVKAATEEDWDAEYLDLILAMRVVDDLEAAVDHINTHGSLHTEAIVTRDYANAQRFLRLVNSSTVVVNASTRFADGGELGLGAEIGISTTKLHSFGPMGLEDLTTRKFIVLGEGQIRS; this is encoded by the coding sequence ATGACCATCGCCGAACAGATGAAGCAGATCGCCATCGATGCCCGTCGCGCTTCGCGACGCATGGCTGACTTATCCAGCAGCGTCAAGAATCAACTGCTGATCAACATGGCCGCAGCCCTGGAAAATGAAGCCGCCACCCTCCAGCGGGAGAATGCCAGGGACCTTGAGGCCGGCCGCGCCAAGGGACTCTCGGCCGCCATGCTTGATCGGCTCGAACTGGACGACAAGCGCATCCGCGGCATGGCCGACGGTCTGCGCGAGGTCGCCGCCCTGCCCGACCCGGTCGGCGAAATCACCGGCATGTGGCGCCGCCCCAACAACCTGCAGGTCGGACGGATGCGGATTCCGCTCGGGGTGATCGGCATCATCTTCGAGAGTCGTCCCAACGTCACCGCCGACGCCGCCGCGCTGTGTCTGAAAAGCGGCAACGCGGTCATCCTCCGCGGCGGCAGCGAAGCCCTGCACTCCAACAGCGCCATCGGCGCCATCCTGCAGCGGCAGCTGACCGAGCTCGGCCTGCCCGCGGCGGCGGTGCAGGTGGTGACCACCAGCGACCGGGCAGCGGTGACCGAGCTGCTCAAACTCGAAGAACAGATCGACCTGATCATCCCCCGCGGTGGTGAAGGCCTGATCCGCTTTGTCTCCGAACATTCGCGCATCCCGGTCATCAAGCACTACAAGGGCGTCTGCCACGTCTTCGTCGATGCCGGCGCCGACATGGAGATGGCGGAAAAGATCGCCGTCAACGCCAAGGCTCAACGCCCCGGCGTCTGCAATGCCATGGAGACCCTGCTGGTCCACCGGGAGATTGCCGCCGAGTTCGTCCCGCGGGTGGTCGCAGCACTGGCCGCGGCCGGGGTCGAAGTGCGCGGCTGTCCACAGGTACGGGACCTCGCTCCCGAGGTCAAGGCGGCGACGGAAGAGGACTGGGACGCCGAATATCTCGATCTGATCCTGGCGATGCGGGTGGTCGACGACCTCGAAGCCGCCGTCGACCACATCAACACGCACGGCTCGCTGCATACCGAGGCGATCGTCACCCGCGACTACGCCAACGCTCAACGTTTCCTGCGGCTGGTCAATTCAAGTACGGTGGTGGTCAACGCCTCGACTCGCTTCGCCGACGGCGGCGAACTCGGACTCGGCGCCGAGATCGGCATTTCCACCACCAAGCTCCACTCCTTCGGCCCGATGGGGCTTGAAGATCTGACCACGCGCAAATTCATCGTTCTCGGCGAAGGGCAGATCAGGAGCTGA
- the rsfS gene encoding ribosome silencing factor, translating into MQSKDRALLCTHLALEKKALDLKILEVNGLSSLTDYLVIASGTSDRHVQAVAEEIRVGLKRDHGIHPLAVEGMDDGRWVLLDYGDVMVHVFQPEVRSFYDLEGLWSEAPEVVPEAEEPT; encoded by the coding sequence TTGCAGTCGAAAGACCGGGCTCTGCTCTGCACCCACCTGGCGCTGGAAAAAAAGGCGCTGGATCTGAAAATTCTCGAAGTCAACGGACTCTCCTCCCTGACCGATTACCTGGTCATCGCCAGCGGCACCTCCGACCGCCATGTGCAGGCCGTCGCCGAAGAAATCCGCGTCGGGCTGAAACGGGACCACGGCATCCACCCTCTGGCCGTCGAGGGCATGGATGACGGCCGCTGGGTTCTGCTCGACTACGGCGATGTGATGGTTCATGTCTTTCAGCCGGAGGTCCGCAGCTTCTATGACCTGGAAGGGCTCTGGAGTGAGGCCCCGGAAGTTGTTCCGGAGGCGGAAGAGCCGACGTGA
- a CDS encoding tetratricopeptide repeat protein produces the protein MTILGFLLLIILFLSFFIYCSWLNPEDITLIYWTGKSITFSPALLILGFVLVGLCIGYGAHIYSVLVHGVKHWRRERSEKKTREISAIYREGVGRLLSGDLKKARVLLQKTLERDPKSIDSLIALASVQLQDGEGSEAVKLLLKARDIDGKNLEVLFKLATTYQKLDQTDEAIEAYQAILALESDNRKALRSLRDLHIAAGNWQEAYDLQKRVIKVAQKSKRLADEKKLLANLRYEVARLLLENGEADKALGEFQDLVKNAPELVPARVSLGDAQKAVGRGDDAVRTWQEGYQKLGRSIFLSRLEDYYMETEDPAGLLTFYRDATSRKPDDMLLRLFFGKFCLRLEMVEEAIDQLYMVESSGIESTQLNFLLGEAYRRRDRIEDAVEEYKRALGTNKHLRLGFVCDHCGKSYQEWQSRCDECGNWGGLSLINRQLFHEARPIEVREIHHGER, from the coding sequence ATGACAATTCTCGGTTTCTTACTGCTGATCATTCTTTTCCTGTCGTTCTTCATCTACTGCAGCTGGCTTAATCCGGAAGACATCACCCTGATCTACTGGACCGGCAAAAGCATTACCTTTTCGCCGGCCCTGCTGATTCTCGGCTTCGTCCTGGTCGGCCTGTGCATCGGCTACGGCGCTCATATCTACAGCGTCCTGGTCCACGGGGTCAAACACTGGCGCCGTGAACGCAGCGAGAAGAAAACCAGGGAAATCAGTGCCATCTACCGCGAAGGCGTCGGCAGACTGCTTTCCGGGGATCTGAAAAAAGCCCGGGTTCTGCTGCAGAAAACTCTCGAACGTGATCCGAAGAGCATCGATTCGCTGATCGCCCTGGCCAGCGTGCAACTGCAGGACGGTGAAGGCAGCGAAGCGGTCAAGCTGCTGCTCAAGGCACGGGACATCGACGGCAAAAACCTGGAAGTGCTGTTCAAACTCGCCACCACCTACCAGAAACTCGACCAGACCGACGAAGCGATCGAGGCCTACCAGGCGATCCTCGCCCTTGAGTCTGACAACCGCAAGGCGTTACGCTCGCTGCGTGACCTGCATATCGCCGCCGGCAACTGGCAGGAAGCCTATGACCTGCAGAAACGGGTGATCAAGGTGGCCCAGAAGAGCAAACGCCTCGCGGATGAAAAGAAACTGCTGGCCAACCTGCGCTACGAAGTCGCCCGCCTGCTGCTTGAAAACGGCGAAGCCGACAAGGCTCTGGGCGAATTCCAGGACCTTGTCAAGAACGCCCCGGAACTGGTTCCCGCCCGCGTCTCTCTGGGCGACGCGCAGAAAGCCGTCGGCCGGGGAGACGATGCGGTCCGTACCTGGCAGGAAGGCTACCAGAAGCTGGGCCGCAGCATCTTCCTCTCCCGCCTTGAAGATTATTACATGGAGACCGAGGATCCGGCCGGCCTGCTGACCTTTTACCGCGACGCGACCAGCCGAAAACCTGACGACATGCTGCTGCGGCTCTTTTTCGGCAAATTCTGCCTGCGCCTGGAAATGGTTGAAGAGGCGATTGACCAGCTGTACATGGTCGAAAGTTCCGGCATCGAATCAACCCAGCTCAACTTCCTGCTCGGTGAAGCCTATCGACGACGCGACCGGATCGAGGACGCGGTCGAGGAATACAAGCGGGCGCTCGGAACCAACAAACACCTGCGTCTCGGCTTTGTCTGCGATCACTGCGGCAAATCCTACCAGGAATGGCAGAGCCGCTGCGATGAATGCGGCAACTGGGGCGGGTTGAGCCTCATCAACCGCCAGCTGTTCCACGAAGCCCGGCCGATTGAGGTCAGGGAAATCCACCACGGTGAGAGATAA
- the rpmA gene encoding 50S ribosomal protein L27, whose product MAHKKAGGSSKNGRDSVGKRLGVKRFGGQNVSAGSILVRQRGTTIHPGNNVGCGKDYTLFALIDGVVKFERLDKTRKKVSVYAD is encoded by the coding sequence ATGGCACACAAAAAAGCTGGTGGCAGCTCCAAGAACGGTCGCGATAGCGTTGGTAAGCGCCTCGGCGTGAAACGCTTCGGCGGCCAGAATGTCAGTGCGGGATCGATCCTGGTGCGGCAGCGCGGCACCACCATCCATCCCGGCAACAACGTCGGTTGCGGCAAGGACTACACCCTGTTCGCCCTGATCGACGGCGTGGTTAAATTCGAGCGGCTCGACAAGACCCGCAAAAAGGTCAGCGTCTACGCCGACTGA
- the gpmI gene encoding 2,3-bisphosphoglycerate-independent phosphoglycerate mutase translates to MKHNAKAPLALVILDGWGQADCTPDNAVCQARTPVLDRLFKEFPHTTLGASGLDVGLPDGQMGNSEVGHLNIGAGRVVYQDLTRISKSIEDGDFFTNPVMLEGMRKIRENGGKLHLCGLLSDGGVHSHNTHLYALVEMAKQQGIGEICIHAFMDGRDTPPKSGAGYLRELENQLQKIGAGVLATVSGRFYAMDRDNRWERIERAWQALVHGRGITAADSAGAIADAYAAGQSDEFVEPRVILRDGRPLATVDDGDGILFFNFRADRARELTRAFTFDDFDGFDRGKHPELACYLCLTEYDETFGLPVIFPPESYPDLFGEVLAKAGKTQLRIAETEKYAHVTFFFNGGVEEPFAGEDRALIPSPQDVATYDQKPEMSAAEVTDEVVTRIESGQYDVIILNFANPDMVGHTGVFPAAVKAMETVDACLGRVVEAVQAAGGGLLITADHGNCEKMSDHGQPHTAHTSDPVALLLVDDRYRRAGLQPGVLADLAPTMLQLLGLPQPAAMTGRSLLQTSA, encoded by the coding sequence ATGAAACACAACGCGAAAGCCCCCCTGGCCCTGGTCATCCTCGATGGCTGGGGCCAGGCTGATTGTACCCCCGACAACGCCGTCTGCCAGGCCCGGACTCCGGTTCTTGATCGATTATTCAAGGAATTTCCCCACACCACCCTCGGTGCCTCCGGACTTGATGTCGGTCTGCCTGACGGCCAGATGGGCAACTCCGAAGTCGGGCATCTCAACATCGGTGCCGGGCGGGTCGTCTACCAGGACCTGACCCGGATCAGCAAAAGTATCGAAGACGGCGACTTCTTCACCAACCCGGTGATGCTGGAGGGGATGCGCAAAATCCGCGAGAACGGCGGCAAGCTGCACCTCTGCGGCCTGCTCTCCGACGGCGGCGTCCACTCGCACAATACCCATCTCTACGCACTGGTCGAGATGGCGAAGCAGCAGGGCATCGGGGAAATCTGCATCCATGCCTTCATGGACGGACGCGACACGCCGCCGAAAAGCGGTGCCGGCTACCTGCGGGAGCTGGAGAATCAGCTCCAGAAGATCGGCGCCGGAGTCCTCGCCACGGTCAGCGGCCGCTTTTACGCCATGGACCGCGACAACCGCTGGGAACGCATCGAACGCGCCTGGCAGGCCCTGGTCCACGGCCGGGGGATAACCGCCGCCGACAGCGCCGGGGCCATCGCAGACGCCTACGCCGCCGGGCAGAGCGACGAATTCGTCGAGCCGCGCGTCATCCTGCGTGACGGCAGGCCGCTCGCGACAGTCGACGATGGCGACGGCATCCTCTTCTTCAACTTCCGCGCCGACCGGGCCCGCGAACTGACCCGAGCCTTCACCTTCGACGATTTCGACGGTTTCGACCGGGGGAAACATCCCGAACTGGCCTGCTATCTCTGTCTCACCGAATATGACGAAACCTTCGGTCTGCCGGTTATTTTCCCCCCGGAAAGCTACCCGGACCTCTTCGGCGAGGTTCTCGCCAAGGCGGGTAAAACCCAGCTGCGGATCGCCGAAACCGAAAAGTACGCTCATGTCACTTTCTTCTTCAACGGCGGCGTCGAGGAACCCTTCGCCGGGGAGGACCGGGCGCTGATCCCGTCACCGCAAGATGTCGCCACCTACGACCAGAAACCGGAAATGAGCGCCGCCGAGGTGACTGACGAAGTCGTGACGCGGATCGAATCAGGCCAGTATGACGTCATCATCCTCAACTTCGCCAACCCCGACATGGTCGGGCACACCGGAGTTTTTCCGGCGGCGGTCAAGGCGATGGAAACCGTCGATGCCTGTCTCGGCCGCGTGGTTGAAGCGGTTCAGGCAGCCGGGGGCGGCCTGCTGATCACCGCCGACCATGGCAACTGTGAAAAGATGAGCGATCACGGCCAGCCGCACACCGCCCATACCAGCGACCCGGTTGCCCTGCTGCTGGTTGATGACCGCTACCGTCGGGCCGGTCTGCAACCCGGGGTTCTCGCCGACCTGGCCCCGACCATGCTGCAGCTGCTCGGGCTGCCGCAACCGGCCGCCATGACCGGCCGCAGCCTGCTGCAGACATCCGCCTGA
- a CDS encoding ComF family protein — protein sequence MHWKQALLDEFAAAGRWLLPAVCPLCDDRRDVHLPLCGSCLDTLPPLPEARCPRCDLPYPAIEGSPHLCGDCITSPPPFAAVCALGPYSGLLKQAIGRLKYHRLPLLDQPLGQLLATTVRRRWPQYVPDLIIPVPLHPRRLRERTFNQSLLLARVLAKTLSAPVASRVLHRVRHTPAQQGLSAADRKKNLQQALRIDDKLNGRSILLVDDVMTTGATARACSRQLRLAGAAEVRVALLARAPRHLQP from the coding sequence GTGCACTGGAAACAAGCACTGCTTGATGAGTTTGCGGCGGCCGGCCGCTGGCTGCTGCCGGCCGTCTGCCCGCTCTGCGATGACCGTCGCGACGTCCATCTGCCCCTGTGCGGGAGCTGTCTTGACACTCTGCCGCCATTGCCCGAAGCGCGTTGTCCACGTTGCGACCTGCCCTACCCGGCCATCGAAGGGTCACCCCATCTCTGTGGCGACTGCATCACCTCTCCCCCTCCTTTTGCAGCTGTCTGTGCGCTCGGCCCCTACAGCGGACTGCTAAAACAGGCCATCGGCCGACTCAAGTATCACCGCCTGCCGCTGCTCGATCAACCGCTGGGACAGCTGCTGGCCACGACTGTCCGCCGGCGCTGGCCGCAGTACGTTCCGGACCTGATCATTCCGGTCCCCCTGCACCCACGACGTTTGCGCGAACGCACCTTCAACCAGTCGCTGCTGCTGGCCCGGGTGCTGGCAAAGACACTGTCGGCCCCGGTGGCCTCCCGGGTGCTGCATCGGGTGCGGCATACACCGGCGCAACAGGGGCTGAGCGCCGCGGATAGAAAGAAAAACCTGCAACAGGCCCTGAGGATCGATGATAAACTTAACGGCAGATCGATCCTGCTGGTCGATGACGTCATGACTACCGGCGCCACCGCCCGGGCCTGCAGCAGGCAGTTGCGGCTGGCCGGTGCGGCCGAAGTGCGGGTGGCGTTGCTGGCGCGTGCCCCACGCCATCTGCAGCCATGA
- the rplU gene encoding 50S ribosomal protein L21, whose translation MYAVIKTGGKQYKVSEGDLLKVEKLAGSVGDSIELGEVLMVGGEEVKVGTPLLPNAKVTARIVEQGKDKKILVFKSKKRKGYRKKNGHRQPITRLKITGIEA comes from the coding sequence ATGTACGCGGTGATCAAGACCGGAGGAAAACAATATAAAGTTTCCGAAGGCGACCTGCTCAAGGTCGAAAAGCTCGCCGGGTCGGTGGGAGATTCCATCGAACTGGGCGAAGTCCTCATGGTCGGCGGAGAAGAGGTTAAAGTCGGAACACCTCTATTGCCCAATGCGAAAGTCACTGCCCGGATCGTCGAACAAGGCAAGGATAAGAAAATTCTCGTCTTCAAGTCGAAAAAACGGAAGGGCTATCGCAAGAAGAACGGGCACCGTCAACCCATTACCCGACTCAAAATTACCGGTATCGAGGCCTGA
- the nadD gene encoding nicotinate-nucleotide adenylyltransferase, with product MKLGILGGTFNPIHLAHLRIAEEVREACRLDKVLFLPAATPPHKQVADAVPFAVRFEMVRAAIADHDKFSVSDIEQQHPGKNYSVQTLQLLRQEFPRAEFYFIIGLDSFRDLPSWKDYQKLFELTHLVVVTRPGINDGNPFELLPVAVQNQFCYSCSPEKWQHQKGKTLLFLNDTPLGISSTGIRELVAAGRSIRYLVPPAVAALIARHDLYRS from the coding sequence ATGAAACTGGGCATTCTCGGCGGCACCTTCAACCCGATCCACCTGGCGCACCTGCGCATCGCCGAAGAGGTCCGCGAAGCCTGCCGCCTCGACAAGGTGCTGTTTCTTCCGGCCGCCACCCCCCCGCACAAACAGGTTGCCGACGCGGTACCGTTCGCCGTCCGCTTCGAAATGGTGCGGGCGGCGATTGCCGACCACGACAAATTCAGCGTCAGCGACATCGAACAGCAGCACCCGGGGAAAAATTATTCCGTTCAGACCCTGCAGCTGCTGCGGCAGGAATTCCCCCGCGCCGAGTTCTATTTCATCATCGGTCTCGACTCGTTCCGTGACCTGCCGAGCTGGAAAGATTATCAAAAACTGTTCGAATTGACCCACCTGGTGGTCGTCACCAGGCCCGGCATCAATGACGGGAACCCCTTTGAACTGCTTCCCGTTGCAGTTCAAAATCAGTTCTGCTATAGTTGCTCACCCGAAAAATGGCAGCACCAGAAGGGCAAAACCCTGCTGTTCCTGAATGATACTCCTCTCGGGATTTCCTCCACCGGAATCCGGGAACTGGTCGCCGCGGGTCGATCAATACGTTACCTGGTCCCTCCGGCGGTCGCGGCGTTGATCGCGCGACACGACCTCTACCGGAGCTAG
- the rlmH gene encoding 23S rRNA (pseudouridine(1915)-N(3))-methyltransferase RlmH, translating into MKLRLVCVGKLSRDWLREAAADYRQRLQRYLPFELLELKEEKGGGKKPNTALLREREGERILAQLAAPGTTLVLDEQGKQLSSVELARLLDEQMTAGPQNLNLVIGGAWGLSPAVKQRADRILSLSRLTFTHQMARVIALEQLYRAMTIIRNEPYHNA; encoded by the coding sequence GTGAAACTGAGGCTGGTCTGTGTCGGCAAGCTCTCCCGGGACTGGCTGCGGGAAGCGGCCGCCGACTACCGGCAGCGACTGCAGCGCTATCTTCCTTTTGAACTGCTCGAACTGAAGGAGGAAAAGGGCGGCGGCAAAAAACCGAACACGGCCCTGCTGCGGGAACGGGAAGGCGAACGGATACTCGCCCAGCTTGCCGCACCGGGCACAACCCTGGTGCTGGACGAACAGGGGAAACAACTCAGCTCGGTCGAACTGGCCCGGTTGCTCGACGAGCAGATGACCGCCGGCCCGCAGAATCTGAACCTGGTCATCGGTGGCGCCTGGGGCCTGAGTCCGGCCGTCAAACAGCGGGCCGACAGGATCCTCTCTCTGTCGCGGTTGACGTTCACCCACCAGATGGCACGCGTCATCGCCCTGGAACAACTCTACCGGGCGATGACCATTATCCGCAATGAACCATACCACAATGCCTGA
- a CDS encoding TraR/DksA family transcriptional regulator yields the protein MNQEELEAAKQLLLEMRRQVLQEVQGSMHTYRELGEESLPDISDVSANAANRDVLLNLGATQQQKIRDIDAALERIRSGEYGVCVRCEEEISQARMKVRPFSRFCIDCKTDIEKFGE from the coding sequence ATGAATCAGGAAGAACTCGAAGCAGCTAAACAACTCCTTCTGGAGATGCGCCGGCAGGTTCTCCAGGAGGTGCAGGGATCGATGCACACCTACCGTGAACTCGGAGAAGAAAGCCTGCCGGACATCAGCGACGTCTCGGCCAATGCCGCCAATCGCGACGTACTGCTCAATCTCGGCGCGACCCAGCAGCAGAAGATCCGCGATATCGATGCCGCCCTGGAGCGCATCCGCTCCGGCGAATACGGTGTCTGCGTCCGCTGCGAGGAGGAAATCAGCCAGGCCCGGATGAAGGTCCGCCCCTTCTCGCGCTTCTGCATCGACTGCAAAACTGACATTGAAAAGTTCGGCGAATAG
- the obgE gene encoding GTPase ObgE has product MNFVDEVKINVKAGDGGRGGLSFRREKFIPRGGPDGGDGGDGGNVILRVDPGLGTLLDLRYKIHYKAKNGAPGLSRNMHGKNGEDCVISVPPGTLVYDDDSGELLADLTGRDDRIVLLKGGMGGRGNARFATSTNRAPRHFQPGTEGEARRLRLELKLLADVGLVGLPNAGKSTLISAISAARPKIADYPFTTLVPNLGVVGFGGYRSFVVADIPGLIEGASDGQGLGSRFLRHIERTDLFLHLVDLSPLQEADPLESFAILNRELGRHNPELADKPQLIALTKQDLTEVRDRTPEVRAHFEQLGYQVFCISAATGEGLEPLVHALGRKLDEQRRSTPETES; this is encoded by the coding sequence ATGAACTTCGTCGATGAAGTAAAAATCAATGTCAAGGCCGGCGACGGCGGTCGCGGCGGGCTCTCTTTCCGGCGGGAAAAATTCATTCCCCGCGGCGGGCCGGACGGCGGTGACGGCGGTGACGGCGGCAATGTCATCCTGCGTGTCGACCCCGGTCTCGGCACCCTGCTCGACCTGCGCTACAAGATCCACTACAAGGCCAAAAACGGCGCCCCCGGCCTGAGCAGGAACATGCACGGCAAGAACGGTGAGGACTGCGTCATCAGCGTCCCCCCCGGAACCCTGGTCTATGACGACGACAGCGGTGAACTGCTGGCCGACCTGACCGGCCGCGACGACCGGATCGTCCTGCTCAAGGGCGGCATGGGCGGCCGCGGCAACGCCCGCTTCGCCACCAGCACCAACCGCGCGCCGCGCCATTTTCAACCCGGCACCGAAGGCGAGGCCAGGCGCCTGCGGCTGGAACTTAAGCTGCTCGCCGACGTCGGTCTGGTCGGGTTGCCGAACGCCGGCAAAAGCACCCTGATCAGCGCCATCTCGGCGGCCCGGCCGAAAATCGCCGACTACCCCTTTACCACCCTGGTGCCGAACCTCGGCGTGGTCGGTTTCGGCGGCTATCGCTCCTTCGTGGTGGCCGACATTCCCGGCCTGATCGAAGGTGCCAGCGATGGCCAGGGGCTCGGCAGCCGTTTTCTGCGTCACATCGAACGAACCGACCTGTTTCTGCACCTGGTCGACCTCTCGCCGCTGCAGGAGGCCGACCCACTGGAAAGCTTCGCCATCCTCAACCGCGAACTCGGCCGCCACAACCCCGAACTGGCCGACAAACCACAGCTGATCGCGCTCACCAAGCAGGATCTCACCGAGGTCCGCGACCGCACCCCGGAGGTACGGGCCCATTTCGAGCAGCTCGGCTACCAGGTTTTCTGCATCTCGGCGGCCACCGGCGAGGGACTGGAGCCGCTGGTCCACGCCCTCGGCCGAAAGCTGGACGAACAGCGCCGATCGACCCCGGAAACGGAAAGTTGA
- the proB gene encoding glutamate 5-kinase, producing MKKQLPADIRRVVIKIGSTVISDETGLDNKMLDAICEDVHQLLLRGHEVILVSSAAVAAGKADLGISGRPQTIPLRQAAAAIGQSRLMRAYKERLRPHGHKVAQVLLTRDDLANRRRYLNARNTLMTLIEHQVVPIINENDTVVVDELRFGDNDNLSAMTANLAEAGLLVILSDVNGLYDRDPGRHHDARLIPTVEQIDARIEAMAGESGSSLGTGGMATKLKAAKQAALCGTATVILNGRVPGNLLRLFNGEPVGTSILPAQDKLAARKHWIAFTKEPRGRLLLDAGALKAVCDGNKSLLPSGISAIEGRFERGDAVRLCDLQGLEVARGIVNYAEAELQQILGRKSSEIAAILGYKYGDEVVHRDNLVLQPELPDEGSDPEMSEPGEKN from the coding sequence ATGAAAAAACAGCTTCCGGCAGACATAAGACGGGTCGTCATCAAAATCGGCAGCACCGTCATCTCCGATGAGACCGGTCTCGACAACAAGATGCTGGATGCCATCTGCGAGGATGTCCACCAGCTGTTGCTGCGCGGTCACGAGGTGATCCTGGTCTCCTCGGCCGCCGTCGCCGCCGGCAAGGCCGACCTCGGCATCAGCGGCCGGCCGCAGACCATCCCCCTGCGCCAGGCCGCCGCCGCCATCGGCCAGAGCCGCCTGATGCGCGCCTACAAGGAACGTCTTCGCCCCCACGGTCACAAGGTCGCCCAGGTGCTGCTGACCCGTGACGACCTTGCCAACCGGCGCCGTTACCTCAACGCCCGCAACACCCTGATGACCCTGATAGAGCACCAGGTGGTGCCGATCATCAACGAAAACGACACCGTGGTGGTCGACGAGCTGCGCTTCGGCGACAACGACAACCTCTCGGCCATGACCGCCAACCTCGCCGAAGCCGGGCTGCTGGTCATTCTTTCCGACGTCAACGGGCTTTACGACCGGGACCCCGGTCGGCACCACGACGCCCGCCTGATCCCGACGGTCGAGCAGATCGACGCCCGGATCGAAGCGATGGCCGGGGAAAGCGGCTCCAGCCTCGGCACCGGCGGCATGGCGACCAAACTCAAGGCCGCCAAACAGGCCGCCCTGTGCGGAACAGCGACGGTGATTCTCAACGGCCGGGTTCCCGGCAACCTGCTGCGCCTCTTCAACGGCGAACCGGTCGGCACCTCGATTCTGCCGGCGCAGGACAAGCTTGCCGCCCGCAAGCACTGGATCGCCTTCACCAAGGAACCACGCGGCAGACTGCTGCTCGACGCCGGCGCTCTTAAAGCCGTCTGCGATGGAAACAAGAGCCTGCTGCCCTCCGGCATCAGCGCCATCGAGGGCCGCTTCGAACGGGGCGATGCGGTCCGTCTCTGCGACCTGCAGGGACTTGAGGTTGCCCGCGGCATCGTCAATTACGCCGAGGCAGAGCTGCAGCAGATCCTCGGTCGGAAATCATCGGAGATCGCCGCCATTCTCGGCTACAAGTACGGAGATGAAGTGGTTCACCGCGACAACCTGGTGCTGCAGCCCGAGTTGCCGGACGAAGGATCAGACCCTGAAATGAGCGAACCTGGGGAGAAGAACTGA